A region from the Wolbachia endosymbiont (group A) of Rhinocyllus conicus genome encodes:
- the ccmE gene encoding cytochrome c maturation protein CcmE, with protein sequence MKKKHKRLLITSGIFCFLSCAVFFILTTLKENISFFYTVSEAIVLPNNQKPIRVGGMVVENSVIRSESEVVFQMTDFNKSVVVKYQGILPPMFSEKSGVVVQGKMFDNSTFLADTVFAKHDENYMPKVLK encoded by the coding sequence ATGAAGAAGAAACATAAGCGATTACTTATAACTTCAGGAATTTTCTGCTTTTTAAGTTGTGCAGTTTTTTTTATTTTAACAACGCTCAAAGAAAATATCTCATTTTTCTATACAGTAAGTGAGGCAATAGTTTTACCAAATAATCAAAAGCCAATCCGTGTTGGTGGAATGGTTGTTGAAAATAGCGTGATACGGAGCGAAAGCGAAGTAGTTTTTCAAATGACAGATTTTAACAAAAGCGTTGTGGTAAAATACCAGGGAATACTTCCACCAATGTTTTCAGAAAAAAGTGGTGTTGTTGTGCAAGGTAAAATGTTTGATAATAGTACTTTTCTTGCAGATACAGTGTTTGCAAAACATGATGAGAACTATATGCCGAAAGTTTTAAAATAG
- a CDS encoding biotin--[acetyl-CoA-carboxylase] ligase, with protein MIPKGFHIHHYKEVSSTNEEALDLIDKGISNETVIIADKQTEGRGRTGKSWISPEGNLYASLIINQETDVSKLTELTFVTALAVGNTLLSFISDSNVQHKWPNDILIDGKKISGILLEKRSNSNWLIIGIGINVNHAPLPGTTCISNYGESVSNMDLLKELIINFNKLRKQWLFDGFYAIREMWLKKAFKMNEQISVKLADKLYEGIFADIDKSGKLVLQQKDGSLIYFDAGELFIDNAL; from the coding sequence GTGATCCCTAAGGGCTTTCATATTCATCATTACAAAGAAGTTTCAAGCACTAACGAAGAAGCGTTAGATTTAATTGATAAAGGAATATCAAATGAAACTGTCATTATTGCTGATAAACAAACAGAAGGTAGGGGACGCACTGGAAAAAGCTGGATTTCTCCAGAGGGTAATCTCTATGCGAGTTTGATAATTAACCAAGAAACGGATGTCAGCAAATTGACAGAATTGACTTTTGTTACTGCTCTTGCTGTTGGCAACACGTTACTATCATTTATAAGTGACAGTAACGTTCAACATAAATGGCCAAATGACATTCTAATCGATGGCAAGAAAATAAGTGGAATATTGCTTGAAAAAAGATCCAATTCGAATTGGCTCATTATAGGAATTGGAATTAATGTCAATCATGCACCACTTCCAGGAACAACGTGCATTAGCAATTACGGTGAATCTGTGTCTAACATGGATCTGTTAAAGGAATTAATAATAAATTTTAATAAGCTAAGAAAGCAATGGCTATTTGATGGGTTTTATGCTATAAGAGAAATGTGGTTAAAAAAAGCATTTAAAATGAATGAGCAAATCAGTGTAAAGTTAGCTGACAAATTGTATGAAGGAATTTTTGCTGATATAGATAAAAGTGGTAAATTGGTGTTGCAGCAAAAGGATGGAAGCTTAATTTATTTTGATGCAGGTGAGTTATTTATTGATAATGCATTATGA
- a CDS encoding NADH-quinone oxidoreductase subunit N: MNYIQILPETFSIISSLVLLLLGIIFNRRTINLLALGCTVITLIILIISAENNEIFLFNSLLKLNLYIRSAQGLILSTGILILLMLNLSKYDYKYEFSILILFALFGMITLVSANSLISFYLAFELMSISLYVLASFNKDSAYSCEAGVKYFTLSALSSCIMLYGMSLLYGYTGQVNFSELGSFLQNHQITYGTVFGLVFILIGLCFKLAIAPFHMWAPDVYQGAPTIVTAFFSTAPKAALVTFLIRLMNEELVNVKSYVQPIFLYVSALSVLISAFGALRQQNLKRLLAYSSIGHIGFIFASLSIFTQAGTDSALMYLVIYIITSIGLFSYLIQIDDDDCDIANLSGIGKKRPIVAFHLSVLLLSMSGIPPLAGFIAKFFIFKSLINSGFISLSLVLVIASVISCYYYLNIMKVMYFDKASGNKVAYSKGLFIITSVASLINLVLFLYVLLTH, from the coding sequence ATGAATTATATACAGATATTGCCGGAAACGTTCTCTATTATCTCCTCGTTAGTGTTGCTACTGCTTGGAATTATATTTAACCGCCGAACTATCAACTTATTAGCACTTGGCTGCACAGTGATAACTTTGATTATTTTAATTATTTCGGCAGAAAACAATGAAATTTTTCTCTTTAATTCGTTGTTAAAACTCAATTTATACATCAGGTCAGCCCAAGGGTTAATTCTCAGCACAGGAATTTTAATACTTTTGATGCTGAATTTATCAAAATATGACTATAAATATGAATTTTCAATACTGATTCTTTTTGCGCTATTTGGCATGATAACTTTAGTTTCAGCAAATAGTCTGATTTCTTTTTACTTAGCTTTTGAGTTGATGAGTATATCTTTATATGTTCTTGCGAGCTTTAATAAAGATTCAGCTTATTCATGTGAAGCAGGAGTGAAATATTTTACACTTAGTGCATTATCTTCCTGCATTATGCTGTATGGTATGTCATTGCTTTATGGATATACAGGACAAGTCAATTTCTCTGAGCTCGGTTCATTCTTGCAAAACCATCAGATAACTTATGGAACAGTTTTTGGGTTAGTTTTTATCCTTATTGGTTTGTGTTTCAAGCTTGCTATTGCTCCTTTTCATATGTGGGCTCCAGATGTCTATCAAGGTGCACCTACCATAGTAACTGCGTTTTTTTCTACGGCCCCAAAAGCTGCACTTGTAACATTTTTAATTCGATTGATGAATGAAGAGTTAGTAAATGTAAAAAGTTATGTTCAGCCTATTTTCTTATACGTTTCAGCATTGTCTGTGCTTATCTCAGCTTTTGGGGCCTTGCGTCAGCAAAACTTAAAAAGGCTGCTTGCTTACAGTTCAATTGGTCACATTGGTTTTATATTTGCTTCACTTTCTATTTTTACACAAGCAGGAACAGATAGTGCCTTAATGTATCTGGTGATATATATCATCACAAGCATAGGGCTATTCTCATATCTCATACAAATTGACGATGACGATTGTGATATTGCAAATTTATCTGGTATAGGGAAGAAACGCCCAATTGTAGCATTTCATCTTTCTGTGCTGTTACTCTCGATGTCGGGAATACCTCCACTTGCAGGTTTTATCGCTAAATTTTTTATATTCAAAAGTTTAATAAATTCTGGCTTTATCAGCCTGTCTTTGGTCCTTGTAATAGCGAGTGTGATATCATGCTACTATTATTTAAATATCATGAAAGTTATGTATTTTGATAAAGCTAGTGGTAATAAGGTTGCTTATTCTAAGGGTCTATTCATTATCACTTCAGTGGCTTCACTTATCAACCTCGTTCTTTTCTTGTACGTTTTACTCACTCATTGA
- a CDS encoding NuoM family protein has product MLLLSIFLLPLIGALILSSIRINHQSIHLRFLALFFAVLPFLLSIVACIEFDYNNTDFQFVSYPVRDIGIGVDGISLLFLLLTTFLFVICMLYNCKMSYTTLKAYMALFLLLESFVVGFFISLNAISFYVFFEAVLIPMFFIIGVWGGKQRVYATFKLFLYTLTGSLLFLLGLVYIYSIFGTFSIQKLATLTPGLDLKVQLLLWIAFFISFAIKVPMFPFHTWLPDAHVQSPTSGSVILAGLLIKMGGYGFLRFSIPMLPQASLYFSNFVVVLSIIAVIYASLVAFAQDDIKKLIAYSSIAHMGIVTAGLFSFCEEGVLGAIFQMISHGLISAALFLCVGMLYTRTGTLEIAKYFGIVNTMPKFGFMFILFSMASIGLPGTSGFIGEFLAMVGMFKSIGFFTGFIALGTILSAVYMLNLCKQIIWGVSYSKLLNNRLDSIEFSVLILLAVFVILLGFYPTLALNYLKPCMANLLVKYNAL; this is encoded by the coding sequence GTGTTGTTACTTAGTATATTCTTGCTTCCACTGATAGGAGCGTTGATTTTATCCTCGATCAGGATTAATCATCAATCTATACACCTAAGATTCCTTGCCCTATTTTTTGCTGTACTTCCATTTTTGCTTAGCATTGTAGCTTGTATAGAATTTGATTATAACAATACGGACTTTCAGTTTGTCAGCTATCCAGTAAGAGATATTGGAATAGGGGTGGATGGAATATCGTTGCTTTTCCTTCTACTTACGACCTTCTTGTTTGTTATTTGTATGCTCTATAATTGCAAAATGAGTTATACGACCCTAAAAGCCTATATGGCATTGTTTCTGCTGCTTGAGAGTTTTGTAGTCGGTTTCTTTATTTCACTGAATGCTATAAGCTTTTATGTATTTTTTGAAGCTGTTTTAATACCAATGTTCTTTATTATTGGCGTTTGGGGAGGGAAACAAAGAGTGTATGCAACATTTAAATTGTTTCTTTATACACTAACTGGCTCGTTATTATTTCTACTTGGGTTGGTGTACATCTATAGTATTTTTGGGACGTTTAGTATACAAAAATTAGCCACATTAACGCCGGGTCTTGATCTTAAAGTGCAGTTGTTACTATGGATTGCATTTTTTATTTCTTTTGCAATAAAAGTACCGATGTTTCCATTTCACACTTGGCTTCCTGATGCGCATGTGCAATCACCAACTTCTGGATCTGTGATTTTAGCTGGCTTGCTTATTAAAATGGGGGGATATGGATTTTTAAGGTTTTCTATTCCAATGCTTCCTCAGGCAAGTTTGTATTTTTCAAATTTCGTTGTTGTGCTGAGCATTATCGCAGTAATATACGCTTCGCTAGTTGCGTTTGCTCAAGATGATATAAAGAAGTTAATAGCTTATTCTTCAATAGCACATATGGGGATCGTTACTGCTGGCCTCTTTTCATTTTGTGAGGAAGGAGTACTCGGCGCTATATTTCAAATGATTAGTCATGGCCTTATTTCTGCTGCTTTATTTTTATGTGTTGGAATGCTATATACTCGAACTGGAACTTTGGAGATTGCAAAATATTTTGGCATAGTAAACACAATGCCAAAATTTGGTTTTATGTTCATTTTATTTTCAATGGCTTCAATAGGGCTACCTGGAACATCTGGATTCATAGGTGAGTTTTTGGCTATGGTTGGAATGTTTAAGAGCATAGGGTTTTTTACAGGATTTATCGCACTTGGCACTATTTTAAGCGCAGTTTATATGCTGAATTTATGTAAGCAAATAATATGGGGGGTTAGCTATTCTAAATTATTAAATAACCGCTTGGATAGCATAGAATTTTCTGTCTTAATTCTGCTTGCAGTGTTTGTTATTTTGCTTGGATTCTACCCAACCCTTGCACTGAATTATTTGAAGCCATGTATGGCAAATTTGTTAGTCAAATATAATGCGCTATGA
- the nuoL gene encoding NADH-quinone oxidoreductase subunit L, translating into MMDILKLIVFLPLFGSLFAALFRKSQLVTTAGIGISAVLSWYVFLTFSENYHLSLFPLFSLSVLKVNWAISVDALSSLMLIVITTVSLVVHLYSIGYMEHDKGKSRFFSYLSLFTFCMIVLVVSDNFVQLFFGWEGVGLCSYLLIGFWFQKYSANNAAIKAFVVNRVGDFALLIGIFLIYYTFHSLKFTEVFDTADLLGAQNIRAFCCEFKIIHIICILLFIGCMGKSAQLGLHVWLPDAMEGPTPVSALIHAATMVTAGIFLVAKCSPLFELSNVARELIVIVGALTAFFAATVAITQNDIKKIIAYSTCSQLGYMFMACGLSAYNVAIFHLMTHAFFKALLFLGAGNVIHAMHHEQNIQKMGNCWKKIPCTYTLMWIGSLALSGIFPFAGFYSKDLIIEHAYSTDSFAFVISLVVAFFTAFYSWRLLLLVFHSQKQSKINIHEAPKIMLIPLLILAFGSVFSGVWGANILNITSNAFWKSSLMVIDEHGVHNFFIKLLPTLASLSGIALAYLIYQYQVIRQIKSKFLLKFLQNKWYFDEVYEFVIIAPIRFMSRLLWKFDVKAIDSFGPNGVVRLVNECSKSSIKLQTGYIFDYAFIMFVTLIIGALYIIGIK; encoded by the coding sequence ATGATGGATATACTGAAATTAATAGTATTTTTGCCACTCTTTGGTTCGCTATTTGCAGCACTTTTTAGAAAAAGTCAGTTAGTTACAACGGCAGGGATTGGAATATCTGCAGTTTTATCTTGGTATGTTTTTCTCACCTTCTCTGAAAATTATCACTTGAGTTTATTTCCTCTATTTTCATTAAGTGTATTAAAAGTAAATTGGGCAATTAGTGTGGATGCTCTCTCATCCTTAATGCTTATTGTTATTACCACCGTTTCACTAGTAGTCCACCTCTATTCTATCGGTTATATGGAGCATGACAAAGGGAAGTCGAGGTTTTTTTCTTACCTATCGCTATTTACGTTTTGCATGATTGTGCTGGTTGTAAGCGATAATTTCGTGCAGCTTTTTTTTGGCTGGGAAGGGGTTGGCCTATGTTCTTATTTACTCATAGGATTTTGGTTCCAAAAATATTCTGCAAATAATGCAGCAATTAAAGCATTTGTTGTGAATAGGGTAGGAGACTTTGCACTATTGATTGGGATCTTTCTCATTTATTATACATTTCACTCTTTGAAATTTACTGAAGTTTTTGACACAGCTGATCTTCTTGGCGCACAGAACATTAGGGCATTCTGCTGTGAATTTAAAATAATTCATATAATATGCATATTACTTTTTATTGGCTGTATGGGTAAATCTGCACAGCTTGGTTTACATGTTTGGTTGCCAGATGCAATGGAAGGGCCAACCCCTGTTTCTGCACTCATTCACGCAGCAACGATGGTAACAGCAGGTATATTTTTAGTAGCAAAATGTTCTCCATTGTTTGAGCTATCAAATGTGGCACGAGAATTAATAGTTATTGTTGGGGCACTTACTGCTTTTTTTGCAGCTACGGTTGCGATTACTCAGAACGATATAAAAAAAATAATTGCTTATTCAACCTGCAGCCAACTTGGTTATATGTTCATGGCATGTGGGCTTTCTGCTTACAATGTTGCTATTTTTCATTTAATGACACACGCTTTTTTTAAAGCTCTACTATTTCTTGGTGCTGGCAATGTAATTCATGCAATGCATCATGAGCAAAACATTCAGAAAATGGGAAATTGCTGGAAGAAAATCCCTTGCACTTACACTCTCATGTGGATTGGGTCTCTTGCGCTTTCTGGAATATTTCCATTTGCAGGTTTTTACTCAAAGGATTTGATAATTGAACATGCTTATAGCACGGATAGCTTTGCTTTTGTAATAAGCTTAGTTGTTGCATTCTTCACAGCGTTTTACTCTTGGAGGTTATTGCTTCTTGTGTTCCATAGCCAAAAACAAAGTAAAATTAATATACATGAAGCACCGAAGATTATGCTTATACCATTACTGATACTTGCTTTTGGATCGGTATTTTCTGGAGTGTGGGGAGCAAATATTTTGAACATAACTAGTAATGCGTTTTGGAAATCAAGTTTAATGGTGATTGATGAGCATGGAGTTCATAATTTCTTTATAAAATTACTACCAACCTTGGCAAGCCTAAGTGGAATAGCACTTGCGTACCTAATTTACCAATATCAAGTAATTAGGCAAATTAAGAGTAAATTTTTACTTAAGTTTTTGCAGAATAAATGGTACTTTGATGAGGTGTATGAGTTTGTTATAATTGCACCGATAAGATTTATGTCTAGGCTTCTATGGAAGTTTGATGTTAAGGCTATTGATTCATTTGGGCCAAATGGTGTTGTAAGGTTGGTTAATGAATGTTCAAAAAGTTCTATAAAGTTACAAACTGGTTATATATTTGATTATGCATTTATTATGTTTGTTACTTTAATAATCGGTGCTTTATATATTATTGGAATTAAATAG
- the nuoK gene encoding NADH-quinone oxidoreductase subunit NuoK — protein MEIGLNHFLIVAAILFTIGVCGIFINRKSIINILLSIEILLLAININLVAFSAFMNDIVGQIFVMFVLTVAAAESGVGLAILVVYYRSRGNIDVEQANLMKE, from the coding sequence ATGGAAATAGGATTAAATCATTTTTTGATAGTTGCTGCTATTTTGTTCACTATTGGGGTGTGCGGTATTTTCATTAACCGTAAGAGCATAATCAATATACTGTTATCAATAGAAATATTATTGCTGGCGATTAATATCAATTTAGTTGCTTTTTCTGCCTTTATGAATGATATAGTTGGGCAAATTTTTGTGATGTTTGTGTTGACTGTTGCGGCAGCAGAGTCAGGAGTTGGGCTTGCAATATTGGTTGTATATTATAGAAGTCGTGGCAATATAGATGTTGAACAAGCGAACTTAATGAAAGAATGA
- a CDS encoding NADH-quinone oxidoreductase subunit J: MPFFFYFFAILSILSAVCVISVRNPVHAVLFLIFTFVNSAVLFILLGAEFIAMMVLIVYIGAVAVLFLFVVMMLDIDYIRLRQGFAKHFTPGAILCVVFFLIISFVIRSSTLNISNVINYNANNVKAIGNLLYTDYMYAFHLSGILLLVAIVGAIALTLQDKKKGVKKQNVLKQLTQSSSVKLVKAKFGKGVEWK; the protein is encoded by the coding sequence ATGCCTTTTTTCTTTTATTTTTTTGCAATTCTTAGCATTTTATCTGCTGTTTGTGTGATTAGTGTAAGAAATCCTGTGCATGCAGTATTATTTTTAATTTTCACCTTCGTTAATTCTGCAGTTCTTTTTATTCTCCTTGGAGCTGAATTCATCGCTATGATGGTGCTGATAGTATACATCGGTGCGGTTGCAGTGTTATTCCTTTTTGTAGTTATGATGCTCGATATTGACTACATAAGGTTGCGCCAGGGTTTTGCGAAGCATTTCACTCCTGGTGCTATATTATGTGTTGTGTTTTTTCTGATTATCAGTTTTGTAATCCGCAGCTCAACGCTGAATATAAGTAATGTTATAAACTATAATGCCAATAACGTGAAAGCTATCGGTAATTTGCTCTACACTGACTACATGTACGCTTTTCATCTTTCTGGTATTCTGCTGCTTGTTGCAATTGTCGGTGCAATTGCTCTTACTTTGCAGGACAAGAAAAAAGGAGTTAAAAAACAGAATGTATTAAAGCAATTGACACAATCTTCATCTGTAAAATTGGTTAAGGCTAAATTTGGAAAAGGAGTAGAATGGAAATAG
- a CDS encoding ATP-dependent helicase has product MNDYLSLLNPEQQSAVTNIDGPVLILAGAGTGKTRTITSRIAHIIRNGHAYSDEILAVTFTNKAANEMVSRVLELTGTNIPWLGTFHAIAAKILRHHAEVVGLNSNFTIIGVDDQLQVIKNIMNEISPDYLSEKCKTIMNIIQQWKEKCLLPSEVEDVQSFRPVYVTALKVYHQYQERLKFLNSVDFGDLLLYNIQLFNQKTEVLSYYQNKFKYVMVDEYQDTNAIQYLWLKYLAKKHSNICCVGDDDQSIYSWRGAEVENILKFSDDFKNAKTVKLECNYRSTSHILATASYVINHNKTRLEKKLWTTNVEGEKVDLIKLWDGKAEARFISEQILKLNKYRFSDIAVLVRATFQTRVLEEYFIKYSIPYKIISGVKFYERQEVRDIIAYLRLVTNNNDDLAFERIVNRPKRSIGATTLKKIYTTAQDNKISFFEAAKILVNSNQVTERIKLSLNDFLNKIKAWEEIVSVKPLHEFIKIVANQSGYIEMLENEEVTGLARIENVKELISSLKNFDNATTFLEHISLVMEVDNMNNDDTVYVMTLHAAKGLEFPCVFLPGWEEGLFPHQRSFEDKSGKALEEERRLAYVGITRAKERLIISCADRREINNQWQPMRTSRFIKELPRENVEVIKSNAYC; this is encoded by the coding sequence ATGAACGATTATCTCTCACTGCTAAATCCAGAACAACAATCAGCTGTAACTAACATAGATGGACCGGTTTTAATATTGGCAGGAGCCGGAACGGGAAAGACAAGAACGATCACTTCAAGAATAGCGCACATAATTAGGAACGGTCACGCTTACTCTGATGAGATATTAGCAGTGACATTCACAAACAAAGCAGCAAATGAGATGGTATCAAGGGTACTTGAGCTAACAGGCACAAACATACCATGGCTTGGCACTTTCCATGCAATTGCAGCAAAAATTCTACGTCATCATGCTGAAGTCGTGGGGCTAAATTCCAATTTTACAATTATTGGTGTGGATGACCAATTACAGGTAATAAAAAACATCATGAATGAAATCAGCCCTGATTACCTATCAGAAAAATGTAAGACCATTATGAATATTATTCAGCAATGGAAAGAGAAGTGTTTGTTGCCATCTGAAGTGGAAGACGTTCAATCATTTAGGCCAGTGTACGTAACTGCACTCAAAGTCTATCACCAGTATCAGGAAAGGTTAAAATTCCTTAACTCTGTCGATTTTGGTGACTTATTGCTATATAACATACAACTCTTTAATCAAAAGACCGAAGTTCTGTCCTACTACCAAAACAAGTTTAAGTATGTCATGGTAGATGAGTATCAAGATACAAATGCAATACAATATCTTTGGCTAAAATACCTTGCAAAAAAGCACTCAAATATTTGCTGTGTGGGAGATGACGATCAGTCAATATACAGTTGGCGTGGTGCAGAAGTTGAAAACATTTTAAAATTTTCTGATGATTTTAAAAATGCAAAAACTGTCAAACTAGAGTGTAACTATAGATCAACATCTCACATACTTGCAACTGCGTCATATGTTATCAATCACAATAAAACTCGGCTAGAAAAAAAATTGTGGACAACAAACGTTGAAGGGGAAAAGGTAGATCTAATAAAATTATGGGACGGAAAAGCTGAAGCAAGGTTCATAAGCGAACAGATATTAAAGCTCAATAAATACAGATTTAGTGACATTGCAGTGCTGGTAAGGGCCACTTTTCAAACTAGAGTTCTCGAAGAGTATTTTATAAAATATTCAATTCCCTACAAGATTATAAGTGGCGTAAAATTCTACGAACGTCAGGAAGTCAGGGATATAATTGCATATTTAAGACTTGTTACAAACAATAACGATGACTTAGCTTTCGAAAGGATCGTAAATCGGCCAAAAAGAAGCATAGGAGCTACAACTCTAAAGAAAATATACACGACTGCTCAGGATAACAAAATTTCTTTTTTTGAGGCAGCAAAAATATTAGTTAATAGTAATCAAGTAACCGAAAGAATTAAACTCTCACTCAACGATTTTTTAAATAAAATTAAAGCTTGGGAAGAAATAGTAAGCGTAAAACCACTGCATGAATTCATTAAAATCGTAGCAAACCAATCAGGGTATATTGAAATGCTTGAAAATGAGGAGGTAACAGGCTTAGCACGAATAGAAAATGTCAAGGAGCTCATCTCATCTTTAAAGAATTTCGATAATGCCACAACTTTCTTGGAGCACATAAGTTTGGTGATGGAAGTGGATAATATGAATAACGATGACACCGTATATGTTATGACTCTTCATGCAGCCAAAGGACTTGAATTCCCGTGCGTGTTTCTACCTGGTTGGGAAGAGGGATTATTTCCTCATCAAAGATCTTTTGAAGATAAAAGTGGTAAAGCTTTAGAAGAAGAAAGGAGACTTGCATATGTTGGCATAACCAGGGCAAAGGAAAGGTTAATCATTTCATGTGCAGATAGGAGGGAAATTAACAACCAGTGGCAACCGATGCGCACTTCTCGGTTCATTAAAGAATTGCCAAGAGAAAATGTTGAGGTAATCAAGAGTAACGCCTACTGTTGA
- the ltrA gene encoding group II intron reverse transcriptase/maturase, which yields MPKVISGICRRKHFNLEGKVVNSSEYVMDQQKVRYEWNGIPWRKLKKSSFKLQKRIYQASKCNDIKKMHNLQRLLLKSTSAKTLAVKKVTQDNRGKKTAGIDGKANLNQKERLQLSYFLDIKEKAKPSRRVWIPKSGKPSEHRPLGIPTISCRAKQTLVKMALEPEWEAKLEPNTYGFRPGRSCHDAIEAIFDVLKQKTAYVLDADISGCFDNINHNKLLEKLNTTPTLKKIIKGWLGAGVMEDGKLQSTKRGTIQGGTISPLLACVALHGLEQHVKKALTNELFQCMKRKYGRISHRNAQKSISVIFYCDDFVIIHENEEIILKAKILVEEWLETIGLKLKPSKTRVSHTLRTIDETKPGFDFLGFSIRQYPIKESKKGYKLLIKPSRNSIKQHTLAIKHKLREMRGAPQERVIKDLNPINRGWSQYYSSVVSCKIFSSLDNIMHRKLWKWAVFRHPNKGRCWIKRKYFKKYNNENWRFMTSNKVRLTIHSDHVIKRHIKVQKTRSPYDGDWVYWGKRLRKIPDKPLGVIKLLRLQQSKCDNCRLWFKSDDTIEIHHKDRNRRNNMITNLSLLHGHCHDELHRRCA from the coding sequence ATGCCCAAAGTAATATCTGGGATATGCAGACGTAAACACTTTAATTTGGAAGGTAAAGTGGTGAATAGTAGTGAATATGTTATGGACCAGCAAAAAGTTAGATATGAATGGAATGGAATTCCTTGGCGCAAGCTAAAGAAATCTTCATTTAAGCTACAAAAACGAATTTACCAAGCTTCTAAATGTAATGATATCAAAAAGATGCATAATCTTCAGAGATTATTACTCAAATCAACAAGTGCAAAAACACTCGCTGTTAAGAAAGTAACACAGGACAATAGGGGGAAGAAGACTGCAGGTATTGATGGAAAAGCTAACCTTAATCAAAAAGAAAGATTACAACTATCATATTTTTTAGATATAAAAGAAAAAGCAAAGCCATCAAGACGTGTCTGGATTCCAAAATCTGGTAAGCCATCGGAGCATCGCCCACTTGGTATACCCACTATATCGTGTCGAGCAAAACAAACACTTGTAAAAATGGCTTTAGAACCAGAATGGGAGGCAAAACTTGAGCCAAACACTTATGGTTTTAGACCTGGTAGATCATGTCATGATGCAATTGAAGCCATATTTGATGTGCTAAAACAGAAAACAGCATATGTATTAGATGCTGATATTTCTGGATGCTTTGACAATATTAACCATAATAAATTGCTTGAAAAGCTCAATACCACACCAACATTAAAGAAAATCATAAAAGGATGGTTAGGAGCTGGTGTTATGGAAGATGGAAAGCTTCAATCCACAAAACGTGGTACAATTCAAGGAGGGACGATCTCACCGTTGCTAGCTTGTGTTGCATTACACGGATTAGAGCAACATGTCAAAAAAGCATTAACAAACGAACTCTTTCAATGCATGAAAAGAAAATATGGTAGGATATCGCATAGAAACGCGCAAAAGTCTATTAGTGTAATTTTCTACTGTGATGATTTTGTCATCATACATGAAAACGAAGAGATTATTCTTAAAGCAAAAATTTTAGTTGAAGAATGGTTAGAAACCATTGGACTAAAATTAAAGCCCTCTAAAACAAGAGTTTCTCATACATTAAGAACCATTGACGAAACAAAACCAGGATTTGATTTTCTTGGATTTTCAATAAGACAATATCCAATAAAAGAAAGTAAGAAAGGTTACAAGTTATTAATCAAACCAAGTCGTAATTCTATAAAACAGCATACACTAGCTATTAAACATAAACTCAGAGAAATGCGTGGAGCACCACAAGAACGGGTGATAAAGGATCTCAATCCAATAAACAGAGGATGGAGTCAATATTACTCCTCGGTAGTTTCATGTAAAATCTTTAGCTCATTGGATAATATTATGCATAGAAAACTCTGGAAGTGGGCAGTTTTTAGGCACCCAAACAAAGGGAGATGCTGGATAAAAAGAAAGTACTTTAAGAAGTATAATAACGAAAACTGGCGCTTTATGACAAGTAACAAGGTACGTCTTACTATACACAGCGATCATGTTATTAAACGACATATCAAAGTGCAAAAAACCAGATCCCCATATGATGGTGATTGGGTATATTGGGGTAAACGTCTGAGAAAAATACCAGATAAGCCACTAGGAGTAATAAAATTATTGAGGTTGCAACAAAGTAAATGCGATAATTGTAGACTATGGTTTAAAAGTGATGATACAATAGAAATACATCACAAAGACCGGAATAGACGAAACAATATGATCACAAACTTATCTTTGTTACATGGACATTGTCACGATGAATTACACAGGAGGTGTGCATGA